The Glycine soja cultivar W05 chromosome 9, ASM419377v2, whole genome shotgun sequence sequence CAGAGACTAAGGGATCTGACTTGACAGTTAGATGATACTTATGCTATGGCATTATTTAATCATTATGCAGATTCATGCAGAACaaattattttctcatttatatttgaattcttaaataaaattggttGCAAGATGATATAGAAAACGTAAGTGTATCTATAAACTAGATATCTGCTCCCATTCTTCATTAGATTATCCAATCAGTGAGACATGATTTCGATGATGTAAACTTGATTAAAGCTCAACCTTAGTCAAAATCTCGTCTTGTCCTTCTAAGGAAGCTTCGACTGTTCGTTTAATGGCCTCAAAAGTTTCATCAGATAAAATGCTTTCATAGATATTGCCATAACCTCCTGGCTTTAGTTAAGATTTTAAATATGTTAGTAAGATAGCAACCTTACCATTACAGCAGAACTCtctcaaataatatttattattgtttttttttattaatattcaaattaagtAACCTTTATGTTTGtccattttaatcattttattagacAAAAACACTTCAACAtataattacaatttacaattaaATGACGAAAATCACTTATCATTTAAATAAGCACATAAGTAGATGACTAGATCAGCATCCAAAACACAAAATGAGTTATTCAAAAGTTGCTTCTGACATTACCACTTTTCCAAGAAGCtcttctcttattttaattagtacTTTCTAAAATGCTCATCCAAACAGTCTTTTACTTCATCTAGAACTTGCCCTTAATCCACCAAACTTATTTATCTTGAGAGCTACAAACACATAAATCCAGTCTAGAATACTTTCTAAAATGCTCATCCAAACAGTCTTTTACTTCATCTAGAACTTGCCCTTAATTCACCAAACTTATTTATCTTGAGAGCTACAAACACATAAATCCAGTCTAGAATACGATCCAGCAACCGAAAATACTTGTGTCTCCATGCTCTATTGAGGAACAAAGAACCCCAAAGTCCCCATAAGCCGACAACAAAGCCAACTCCCATTCCAAGATAGAGTGACGTATTTTGAGACTCGTTTGCTTCTCCTTGCTTTGCCTTGTCATAATTTTCTTCCTTAGAGCAATTCTTTGTTAAGGGAAGTCCACAAAGTTTGGGATTCCCAGCATAGCTCCATGCCTCAAAACTCTGAAGCTGAGTCCCTAATGGTATTTGTCCAGTGAAATCATTGTATGACAGGTTGAGAAAACTTAGGAAAGAAAGATTAGAGATGGCTGCAGGAATTTCCCCTGAAAGATGATTGTTGGAGAGATCAAGGGACTCCAAATTTTTCATGCCACCAATCTTGCTTGGTATCTTTCCCATTAAATTATTTCTAGACAAGTTCAAGAACAACAGTTCAGTGAGGCTAAAAAGTTCAGGCGGGATTTCTCCGGACAGGTTGTTTGTTGAAAAGTCAAGATTTTTCAACAGTCCAGTGTCTTCATACCGCAACTCTCGACCTTTCCAAAACAAATCGAGGCTGAACTGAAAATGACTCGCAGCTCTTGCACCATCCATCCGAGTAATGTTGTAGACACAAGGAGGAATAGATCCAGAAAGTTTGTTTTGCGAAAGATCAAGTTGTGATAGAGAAGGGAGACTGCATGTTTCTGGTGGAATCTTGCCAGCAAATTGGTTGGACCTCAATATCATCACTTGCATGCTCTTTGGCATCTTTGTTGGTAGAACTCCAGAAAAATTATTCTCTCCAAGATTGATGAATACCAATGATGTAAAGTTTGACATGTCTAGTGAAAACTTACCAAACAAGTTGTTCTTCTGCAGATCCATTTCAATGAGTCCATCTAACAAACCCATTGATGGGGGGATTTCACCACCTAGCTTATTGCTGtttaggaaaaggaaaagtaaaCCTCTCCAATTCTCCCAACAATCAGGAACTACTCCAGTCAAAAGATTATATGATAAATCCATGTAACTCAACAAACTTTTTTCCCTACCCAATTTAGGACACAATAAAGGGGAAATTGGTCCAGACAAGGAATTGCTAGATATATCAAAGATGGAGACATTTGTTGATATACGTGGGATCCCTCCTGTGAAATTATTGTGAGACATAAATATGTAACCAGAATTTAGAGTGACATTTGTTAAGTCAGCACTAATTGCATTGTGGGACAAGAGAATTGCTCCAATATTGGATACAAAGCTCCAAAACCTGTCTGCATTTATGGATGAAATTCCGGAGTAAGAAATATCTAGAATATCTAGTGTCCTCTGTGTGTATAGCCATTCTGGAATTGTAGGACCTAGAGTTGTATTTCTCAAGCTAATTTGATGAAGCTGAAAAGGAGGAATCCAGTTGGGATCCAAATCAAAtgcaaaatttgaattcaaggcAAGTGCTTCTAAATTGAAGAGTTTGGAAAAATGCTTTTCAGATAGAACACCAGACAAGGAACCTCCAATGTATAGTCTCCTCAAGTTAAAGAGTTGACCAATGGTGTTTGGAAGATTACCACTCAACAAATCGGAGCTAACAGTTAATTGGTTCAAGGATGTGAGATTTCCTAGACTTGAAGGAATGGAACCGGAAAACATGTTCTCAATCAGACCAAGATGCTGCAGATGTTGATGTTCCCCCAACCAATCTGGAATAGGTCCAGTAAATTCATTGTTATCCAATCCTAAATATTTAAGATTTTGAAGATTTAACAAACTCTTGGGTATTTGACCCTGAATAGTATTGAAGCTAAGGTCAATATGGGAGATGTCATTGCTAAGATTAAAAATCCAATAAGGTAATTCAGAGTCAAAATAGTTCCCAGACAGGTCAAGAGTCACAAGTGAAGTAAAATTCACAAACTTGACAGAAGGGCTGATATTTTTTAGATGACAACTTGCCAATCTCAACTCCAAAAGAGAAGGATGCATGGCCATAGTTTGAAGCCAGTTTGTTTCATTTTCAAGACTAATTAAACTGAGATTGAGGTATTTCAATGAAGAAAGTTGAGAAAGCCATTGAAGATTATCCAAATGAAGATCTTCATTAAAGGACAAGTCTAGATACTTGAGGCTAGAGAAGTTAGCATGTGTATCGGAGGGTGTGACTAGTGATTGGTTGAGGGTGCTTGGAAGACTTAGACCTGTAAAGGCATTCAAGCTCAAGTCCAAGTaagttaaaaattcaatttgaagcAGAGATAGGTTGATTTCACCTTCCAGGTTTTCTTGGTTCAGATCAAGCCTTGTAACTCTGCCTGTCATGTTATCACATTGGACTCCTTTCCATGCACAACAATCTTCTTCATTGGACCAAGAGGAGAGCATGTTGGAACGGTCTACCACACCGCGTTTGAAGATTAGCAGTGCAGATTGATCCTTTGCATTGCAACTTGTGCTACAAATGCCTTTGTGGAATGTCATTGCATATAGCAAAAGTAGCAAAACAACTGAAATTTGTAATGTGAAGCAAACCAtggttgattgattaatttGGGGGCTTTTCTATGGGTCGTTGCTGGTGAGTGGTGATTCTCACTCAATATATTAGCGCCTATATATAACGTTCAGCCTACAAGTCTTATGCTGGTAATGGTATATTtagcttcaaaataaaaaaatattcaataaggTACGTTATAAGAGTTAATTGTTCTACACAAGAAATTGAAGGTTTTTCTTAGgtgaaattagtttttaattctctaatttattatttgggtttaatttaatcttttaattttttggatttaattttattatctaattttttaaattaatttaatttgtttatttaatctaaattataagaaatcatATCTTGTGATGGTTCAAAATCATAAGTGATTTTAAACCGtcataaaatacatatttttcaaaaaattaatcgttttaaaaaattagaggagCAAAATgaaccttaaaaaaattagagaatcaaattgaattgattttaaaaattagaggattagattaaaaaaattaaaggatgaaattgaattaaaaaataaattagagaaataaaaaattaatttaacctttttttataatttttaatgcatCAATTCTAGATTTAGACAGTAACATTTCCAAACTTACCTACCACCTTTATTTGAGCTTGTGTATAATGTACTATCAATTGTTGTGAATATGGATACTAGAAATTTTCTAATCATGCATAATTTACTAGTTACAACTTAGTTGTCCactttttatttaagttgtAACGAAATGATGATAAGAAAGTGAATGTatgattataatataattattcttcACCGGACACGGATACAATGAACCATTATGTTGAAGTTTAAATTCACAAAGTGTTGTAGCCCTACCTAGTTGACTATGAAGTCATCTTTTCTTTAGCTTTCATTATatcttccatttattttttctaaaacaatgTACCCTACCTAGTTGACTAGTTGACTATGAAGTCATCTTCTATTTAGCTTTCATTATCTcttccatttattttttctaaaacaacTGATTAAAggaccaaattaaaaattagaggaccaaattaaaaaaaattaaaggatgaaattgaattaaaaaaaattagagaaataaaaaattaatttaaccttttttttataatttttaatgcatCAATTCTAGCCTTAGACAGTGACATTTCCAAACTTACCTACCACCTTTATTTGAGCTTGTGTATAATGTACTATCAATTGTTGTGGCTGTGGATATTAGAAATTTTCTAATTATGCATAATCTACAAGTTACAaatccaatttaaaagcaataaataaagaatttaaaataaagaaaagaaaatataatagataagataaagatttaaagatgaaaataaaatatttaaattaaaagatgataaagatagaagataaagaaaataagaaaataaaagattaagataaagataagataagaaaaataaaaaaataaaaatagaagataaaaataaaataaaatcagaattTGATAAGGTTAGGACCTGGGATGtatgaatttatgatttttctttatcgaTTTAGGTGACTCtgttctacccacatctgttcAATTACTTGAACCTGATTCCTCAccatgacaagcctattttatttatctatcttctaacttcctttgcaaagactcaaataaaatgcatgaaatatGAATTCGAGATGTTTGCAagaatgcatgggcataaaattatcattctattcctagaaatcctttctttttgttccatTGGAAGTTATCCTCTCCCGAGCGTGTAACCCCTAAAACCAATGCATGCAtaccttctttaaatcttatttagaagttaccctccCCCGAACGTCTAACAACCCCTAACAGAATCTAAAGATGAGTAAtgtaagataaaaatagaaaagaatagaaaacacctttgcattgataaatagtgagtacatcatacatcactTGGCTTTTAGGCCTCCCAGGTCCTAACTAAGAGTTTAGACACTCATGGTCATTGAGGCTTTACAATGGATGAAGTATAAGAACTCGTGAGATAaaaggggtgaaagaaagagagGGGGATTTTGTCGGGTTGTTCTTTCTGTTTGGCTTGACTCTTCTTTTATCGTTGTTGTAATGGACTTGGAATTGATGCtaaaaatcttcctttttgatatttttgatatcttttggatttgttttgctTGTAATCATATCTTTTTGagatttcttaatattttggatattttctgaatctttttctcctttaatctctcattttcatatattttcatatttgcaagccataaataagaaaatatcaaatcttaatatttaagtCAAAGATAacgattaaataaatatttttaaatatattttcaatatatttttatcatcaaaataactcatatttagcagttatcaaaacATGGATACAATGAACCATTATCTTGAAGTTTAAATTCACCAACTGTTACAGCGCTACCTAGTTGACTACCTAGTTGACTATGAAGTCATCTTTTCTTTAGCTTTCATTATCTcttccatttattttttctaaaacaacATACCCTACCTAGTTGACTATGAAGTCATTTCTATTTAACTTTCATTATCTcttccatttattttttctaaaacaacTAACTAAAggaccaaattaaaaattagaggaccaaattaaaaaaaattaaaggatgaaattgaatgaaaaaaaaattagagaaataaaaaattaatttaacctttttttataatttttaatgcatCAATTCTAGCTTTAGGCAAAGACATTTCCAAACTTACCTACAACCTTTATTTGAGCTTGTGTATAATGTACTATCAATTCTTGTGGTTGTGGATACTAGAAATTTTCTAATCATGCATAATCTACAAGTTACAACTTAGTCGTCcacttttttttccaaattatcAAGTTGTAACGAAATGATGATAAGAAAGTGaatgtataattataatataattattcttcACGGGACACGGATACAATGAACCATTATGTTGAAGTTTAAATTCACAAACTGTTATAGTCCTACCTAGTTGACTATGAAGTCATCTTTTCTTTAGCTTTCATTatctctttcatttattttttctaaaacaatgTACCCTACCTAGTTGACTAGTTGACTATGAAGTCATCTTCTATTTAGCTTTCATTatctctttcatttattttttctaaaataacccTAGTTGACTATGAAGTCATCTTCTATTTAGCTTTCATTATCTcttccatttattttttctaaaacaacTGAATCCTACGTCTAATTCTATATGTGTGTGACTTGGATGAACTTTGAAACCTGCGAGAGGTGTATCATGTATGAATAGTGATACAGCCTTGTGACAGATACCAATTAATGACTTTTACTTTAATTTCaagcaataaattaattattcaagtATATCACATAATCATAGGCAGAATATTTAACATAAGTACGTAATTTTCTAAAAAGACATTTTATGTATAGcttttttaataagttattcAAGTAAAAATCTAGAATTCTTTTTAGGAATTGtattctcatatttttttttaggacTTGTATTATGATAGGGAAATATCTgttcatgaaaaaaatatatgcagTTAAATGGGGGAAAATTTATGCAATGTTAAAACGGTATACAATGATGTGCAGAAACCAATGTTGTATTCTCTTTAAGAGAGTTGGAACAATCGATGTGAAAGGAGACCAAACAAATATGAAAGCAAGGAAGAATGTTGAAACAATCAATGTGAAAGGAgaccaaaaatatatgaaagaaaggaaggaTGACTTTTATTAAATTCCATGTAGAAAATAGTACGTTGTGGACTAGTTTAAATTGACTGGTTGTAACGACCCATTATGGTTTTTTATGATTACTTctgtgtttaattaat is a genomic window containing:
- the LOC114425296 gene encoding receptor-like protein EIX2, with amino-acid sequence MVCFTLQISVVLLLLLYAMTFHKGICSTSCNAKDQSALLIFKRGVVDRSNMLSSWSNEEDCCAWKGVQCDNMTGRVTRLDLNQENLEGLSLPSTLNQSLVTPSDTHANFSSLKYLDLSFNEDLHLDNLQWLSQLSSLKYLNLSLISLENETNWLQTMAMHPSLLELRLASCHLKNISPSVKFVNFTSLVTLDLSGNYFDSELPYWIFNLSNDISHIDLSFNTIQGQIPKSLLNLQNLKYLGLDNNEFTGPIPDWLGEHQHLQHLGLIENMFSGSIPSSLGNLTSLNQLTVSSDLLSGNLPNTIGQLFNLRRLYIGGSLSGVLSEKHFSKLFNLEALALNSNFAFDLDPNWIPPFQLHQISLRNTTLGPTIPEWLYTQRTLDILDISYSGISSINADRFWSFVSNIGAILLSHNAISADLTNVTLNSGYIFMSHNNFTGGIPRISTNVSIFDISSNSLSGPISPLLCPKLGREKSLLSYMDLSYNLLTGVVPDCWENWRGLLFLFLNSNKLGGEIPPSMGLLDGLIEMDLQKNNLFGKFSLDMSNFTSLVFINLGENNFSGVLPTKMPKSMQVMILRSNQFAGKIPPETCSLPSLSQLDLSQNKLSGSIPPCVYNITRMDGARAASHFQFSLDLFWKGRELRYEDTGLLKNLDFSTNNLSGEIPPELFSLTELLFLNLSRNNLMGKIPSKIGGMKNLESLDLSNNHLSGEIPAAISNLSFLSFLNLSYNDFTGQIPLGTQLQSFEAWSYAGNPKLCGLPLTKNCSKEENYDKAKQGEANESQNTSLYLGMGVGFVVGLWGLWGSLFLNRAWRHKYFRLLDRILDWIYVFVALKINKFGELRASSR